In the genome of Sinorhizobium chiapasense, the window CGCCACCGCCTTGATGGTTTTCGTTGTCCAGCCAAATCTGCGCGACGACGACAAGGAGCAGGCCGCACAGCCGATCGCGAGTGGCGGCCAGCCGGCCGAGACGAAGTCGGCGGCCAAGGTCGAAACCACCCCGGCCGCCCCGGAGGGTCAGGCGGCTGCGCCGGATGTCGCGAGCAAGGCGACCGCTGACGCGTCCAATCCTGCGACCTGGACGGTTCCGGGCTTCGATATCCTTCGCGTCGAGCCCGATGGATCGACCGTCATCGCCGGCCGCGCCCAGCCCGGCACCAAACTCGAAATCCTCAGTGGCAATACCGTTATCGGCACGGCTGACGTCGGCGCCGCCGGCGATTTCGCCGCCGTTTTTGACAAGCCGCTTGTCGCCGGCGATCACCAGTTGACTCTGCGCAGTGTCGGTGCAGGTGGCGTAACCAAGACGTCCGAAGAAGTGGCGACGGTCTCCGTGCCGAAGGACTCGACCGGCCAATTGCTGGCAATGGTGTCCAAGCCCGGCGAAGCGAGCCGCCTGATCACCACGCCTGAGGTCGATGCAAAGCCGGCGGACGTTGCCGTTCAGCCGAATGCGCAAGGCGGTGAGCCTGAGGGCACGCTCGATACGCCGGCGAAACCCGCTGGCGTTCCGGGTCTTCAGGTTACCGCCGTCGAGATCGAGGGCGGGACGATATACGTTGCCGGTAACGCCAAGCCCGGTGCGTTGGTGCGCATCTATGCCGACGATAAGTTCGTCGGCGAGATGAAAGCCGACGACAAGGGCAAATTCGTCGTTGACGGCTCGATCGATCTGGCAGTCGGCAGCCACATCATCCGGGCCGACATGCTGAACGGGGACGGCGGCAAGGTGACGATGCGCGCATCGGTGCCCTTCGACCGACCGGCTGGCAGCCAGGTGGCTGCCGTCGCTGGCGGGCAGTCGGAGGCGGCGAGCAACGAGCTTGACCGCTTGCGGGGCGAGGCGAGCAAGGCGGTTGCCTTGCTCAAGGGACTTTTCGCCGATGGCAAACGGCCCTCCGCCGAGCAGCTTGCCGCGGCCCGTTCGGCCACGGAATTTGCGCTGCAGTCGCTCGCCGACTTCAAGCCGGCGGACAATGCAAACCAGGCACTGGCGACGGCCGCAGCGGAAGCGTCGAAAGCCGCGGCCGATGCTTTGGCGGTGCTCAAGTCGTCACAGCAGGACCCGGCAAGCGTCGCCACGGCCCTGGCAAAGGTCGAGGCAACGGTCGGCCCTGTGCTGACCCGGTCTAGTGCTGTCGCCGAGGCTGTTGTTGAGTCTGGTGCCGCGTTGGCTGTCGACGCAGCCAAGCCGATGAAGCCGCCGGTGGCCGAAGGCGCTGGCAGCGCTGCCGCAGCGCCCGCATCCGAACAGGCCGCTACATCGGTCGAGACACCCGGGCAACCCGCGACGATCGAGCAAGCTCCGCTCAAGGAGAGCAAGACGTCGGTCATCATCCGCCGCGGCGACACGCTCTGGCAGATTTCGCGCCGGGTCTACGGGGCAGGGGTTCGCTACACGACGATTTACCTTGCCAACCGGGAGCAGATCGAAAACCCCGACTTAATCCGTCCGGGTCAGGTTTTCGGTGTTCCGGACGAGGCGATGTCCGAAGACGAATCGCGGGAAATGCACCGCAAGCACGTGAAGCACGAAGAATAGTCCGCCTTTTGCCGGCAATTCCATTGCGGCGAGAAGCGCGCGAACCTATCTGTCAGAAAACGCGGCGTCTCCAAAAGACGCCGCTTTTCATTGACGATCCATAGCGCCTTGCGCGTTTTCAGGCGCACAAAGGACTCTGTAGCACTTTGAATTGCTGCATGTTTTATCCTTAAATCGGCTCCGATTTAAGGAAACGTGCAGTAGAACTGGAAGCGGACTGAGACGTGGCACCCCATAACCAGAAAAAGACGGTTTCCGCCGACACGAGCAATCCGTTGGAGACCATCGCGAACCTCTGGCCCTATATGTGGCCGGCAGATCGCGCGGATCTGAAATTGC includes:
- a CDS encoding LysM peptidoglycan-binding domain-containing protein; protein product: MMKNKAGWVALSVLAAATALMVFVVQPNLRDDDKEQAAQPIASGGQPAETKSAAKVETTPAAPEGQAAAPDVASKATADASNPATWTVPGFDILRVEPDGSTVIAGRAQPGTKLEILSGNTVIGTADVGAAGDFAAVFDKPLVAGDHQLTLRSVGAGGVTKTSEEVATVSVPKDSTGQLLAMVSKPGEASRLITTPEVDAKPADVAVQPNAQGGEPEGTLDTPAKPAGVPGLQVTAVEIEGGTIYVAGNAKPGALVRIYADDKFVGEMKADDKGKFVVDGSIDLAVGSHIIRADMLNGDGGKVTMRASVPFDRPAGSQVAAVAGGQSEAASNELDRLRGEASKAVALLKGLFADGKRPSAEQLAAARSATEFALQSLADFKPADNANQALATAAAEASKAAADALAVLKSSQQDPASVATALAKVEATVGPVLTRSSAVAEAVVESGAALAVDAAKPMKPPVAEGAGSAAAAPASEQAATSVETPGQPATIEQAPLKESKTSVIIRRGDTLWQISRRVYGAGVRYTTIYLANREQIENPDLIRPGQVFGVPDEAMSEDESREMHRKHVKHEE